From Irregularibacter muris, a single genomic window includes:
- a CDS encoding MaoC family dehydratase, translated as MKGKTIKELKIGDRASVSKTITETDVYMYAGITGDLNPMHINEEVAKQTMFKGRIAHGMLTAGLVSAVLAMQLPGPGTIYMGQELKFVSPVRFGDTITAEVEVVEFIKNKMVRLKTDCTNQEGTVVLEGYALVMPPK; from the coding sequence GTGAAAGGAAAAACCATAAAGGAATTAAAAATAGGGGATAGAGCATCTGTGAGTAAGACAATAACTGAAACAGATGTCTATATGTATGCAGGAATAACCGGCGATCTAAATCCTATGCATATTAATGAAGAAGTAGCTAAACAAACTATGTTTAAAGGAAGAATAGCCCATGGGATGCTTACTGCGGGATTAGTATCTGCTGTTCTTGCTATGCAGCTGCCAGGACCGGGCACAATATATATGGGACAGGAATTAAAATTTGTATCTCCTGTAAGATTTGGAGATACCATCACTGCTGAAGTTGAGGTAGTAGAGTTTATAAAAAACAAAATGGTAAGACTAAAAACAGATTGTACCAATCAAGAGGGAACAGTGGTATTAGAAGGATATGCTTTGGTGATGCCACCAAAGTAA